The following are from one region of the Mycolicibacterium helvum genome:
- a CDS encoding (2Fe-2S)-binding protein, whose product MHERPIHLSVNGIPVESIVDPRLTLADFLRERCGLTGTHLGCEHGSCGACTVLLDGAAVRSCLVFAVQAEGAEVSTVEGVASADGELSPVQAALRDCHGLQCGFCTPGFVMSITALLRDNPHPTDEEIREGLSGNFCRCTGYQGIVNAVHQAAEIGQA is encoded by the coding sequence ATGCATGAGCGTCCGATCCATTTGTCGGTCAACGGAATTCCCGTTGAATCGATTGTCGATCCACGGCTGACCCTGGCCGACTTCCTGCGCGAGCGGTGCGGTCTGACCGGCACGCATCTGGGCTGCGAACACGGCTCCTGCGGTGCCTGCACGGTATTGCTCGACGGGGCGGCGGTGCGGTCCTGCCTGGTGTTCGCGGTGCAGGCCGAGGGTGCGGAGGTCTCGACCGTCGAGGGCGTCGCGTCGGCTGACGGCGAGCTCTCACCGGTACAGGCCGCTCTACGCGACTGCCACGGACTTCAATGTGGTTTCTGCACTCCGGGTTTCGTCATGTCGATCACGGCGCTGCTGCGGGACAACCCGCATCCGACCGACGAGGAGATCCGCGAGGGCCTGTCCGGGAACTTCTGCCGTTGTACCGGTTACCAGGGCATCGTCAACGCGGTTCATCAGGCCGCTGAAATAGGTCAGGCTTAG
- a CDS encoding DUF427 domain-containing protein: MSRWPTPHTAGPGQESVWDYPRPPRLEPFAGAITVELGGRVIASTERGWRVLETSHPPTYYLPRAAFEAGVLRDAPGESMCEWKGQARYFDLVSGTAVAARAAWTYPRPTPAFAEIAGAIAVMASLVGRCTVDGETVVGQPGGFYGGWITSRVVGPFKGVPGSMGW; encoded by the coding sequence ATGAGCCGTTGGCCGACACCACACACAGCAGGCCCCGGCCAGGAATCGGTATGGGACTACCCGCGCCCGCCCCGCCTCGAGCCGTTCGCCGGTGCCATCACCGTCGAACTGGGTGGCCGGGTGATCGCGTCGACGGAGCGCGGCTGGCGGGTCCTTGAAACCAGCCATCCACCGACGTATTACCTGCCGCGCGCGGCCTTCGAGGCGGGTGTGCTGCGCGACGCGCCGGGTGAATCGATGTGTGAATGGAAAGGCCAGGCGCGCTATTTCGATCTGGTCTCGGGCACGGCTGTGGCCGCCCGAGCGGCGTGGACGTATCCCCGGCCAACGCCTGCGTTCGCCGAGATCGCCGGAGCGATAGCGGTGATGGCCAGCCTGGTCGGCCGATGCACCGTCGACGGTGAAACGGTCGTGGGCCAACCGGGCGGGTTCTACGGTGGTTGGATAACCAGCCGGGTGGTGGGGCCTTTCAAGGGGGTGCCCGGCTCGATGGGTTGGTAG
- a CDS encoding ferredoxin, which produces MRVEVDRDRCEGNAVCVGIAPDLFELDDEDYVIVTKDPIPADEEDVAEQSIAECPRAALTRKD; this is translated from the coding sequence ATGCGAGTCGAAGTCGACCGTGATCGCTGTGAAGGTAACGCCGTCTGTGTGGGAATAGCCCCGGACCTGTTCGAACTCGACGATGAGGACTACGTGATCGTCACCAAGGATCCGATCCCCGCAGACGAGGAAGACGTGGCCGAGCAATCCATCGCCGAGTGCCCCCGCGCCGCCCTGACCCGCAAAGACTAG
- a CDS encoding NAD(P)-dependent oxidoreductase, translating into MRVGVIGLGNMGAGIAANLIKAGHEVTVYNRSRPKVDALVAAGARPADTVADACGGDVVLTMLANDDAVAGVAFGDGGIIASAAPGTVHISSSTISVGLSKRLTEAHATAGRGFVSAPVFGRPEAAAAAALFVVAAGPADTVNSVTPVFDAIGQRTFVVSEEPAAANLVKLSGNFLIGSVIESLGEAMALVDRGGVDKHQYLDILTSTLFSAPVYRTYGSLIASEQFEPAGFAAPLGHKDIGLVLAAAEELRVPLPIASLLRDRFLRLLAEGGEQLDWSAISSLAARDAGASDHSA; encoded by the coding sequence ATGCGCGTAGGAGTCATCGGATTGGGCAACATGGGCGCGGGTATCGCCGCGAATCTGATCAAGGCCGGCCACGAGGTGACCGTCTACAACCGGTCCCGGCCGAAGGTGGATGCACTGGTTGCCGCGGGCGCCCGGCCGGCCGATACCGTGGCCGACGCGTGTGGTGGCGACGTCGTGCTGACGATGCTCGCCAACGACGACGCCGTGGCAGGGGTGGCGTTCGGCGACGGCGGCATCATCGCGTCGGCCGCACCCGGTACCGTCCACATCTCGTCCAGCACGATCAGCGTCGGTCTCTCGAAACGCCTGACCGAGGCGCACGCCACCGCCGGGCGGGGATTCGTGTCGGCGCCGGTGTTCGGCCGACCGGAAGCCGCCGCGGCCGCGGCCTTGTTCGTCGTCGCCGCCGGCCCGGCCGACACCGTCAACTCGGTGACGCCGGTATTCGATGCAATCGGCCAGCGAACCTTCGTGGTGTCCGAGGAGCCGGCGGCGGCCAACTTGGTCAAGCTCAGCGGCAACTTCCTCATCGGTTCGGTGATCGAGTCACTCGGTGAAGCGATGGCACTGGTGGACCGGGGTGGGGTCGACAAGCACCAGTACCTCGACATCCTGACCTCGACGCTGTTCTCCGCGCCCGTCTACCGGACCTACGGCAGCCTCATCGCCAGTGAACAGTTCGAGCCGGCCGGTTTCGCAGCACCCCTGGGCCACAAGGATATTGGGCTGGTATTGGCCGCCGCCGAAGAACTGCGGGTGCCGTTGCCGATCGCCAGCCTGCTACGCGACCGGTTCCTGCGACTGCTCGCCGAGGGCGGCGAGCAGCTGGACTGGTCGGCGATCAGCAGCCTTGCGGCCCGGGATGCGGGAGCCTCAGACCACTCCGCGTAG
- a CDS encoding intersectin-EH binding protein Ibp1: MAISSSVGRRVLLAGGFSIAIAAAPAVAFLASPADAPAGPAIACPAGESEDLYTDQCIPEMVPNQPGGNYPTPTSSSGNVTSSTPGDSSSLPEVQGIPCTGANTGQCIGLQEDQVPAVTPHSSISSSP, from the coding sequence ATGGCGATTTCCTCCTCAGTCGGCCGCCGCGTTCTCCTCGCCGGTGGATTCAGCATCGCGATCGCGGCCGCGCCCGCCGTCGCCTTCTTGGCGTCGCCCGCGGATGCACCGGCGGGTCCCGCCATTGCCTGCCCGGCCGGCGAGTCCGAGGATCTCTACACCGATCAGTGCATTCCGGAGATGGTCCCCAACCAGCCGGGCGGCAATTACCCCACGCCGACGAGCAGTAGCGGTAATGTGACCAGCTCGACGCCGGGCGACTCCAGCAGCCTGCCCGAGGTCCAGGGGATTCCGTGCACGGGCGCCAACACCGGCCAGTGCATCGGTCTGCAGGAAGACCAAGTTCCTGCTGTCACGCCGCATTCGAGCATTTCGTCGAGCCCGTAG
- a CDS encoding alpha,alpha-trehalose-phosphate synthase (UDP-forming), protein MAGSRKARSGNSDFVVVANRLPIDMERLPDGSLTWKRSPGGLVTALEPLLRRRRGAWIGWPGIIDGPEEPIVEEDLQLFPVRLSADDVAEYYEGFSNATLWPLYHDVIVKPIYHREWWDRYVDVNRRFAEATSRAAAEGATVWVQDYQLQLVPKMLRMLRPDLTIGFFLHIPFPPVELFMQMPWRTEIIEGLLGADLVGFHLPGGAQNFLFLSRRLVGANTSRASVGVRSRFGEVQLGFRTVKVGAFPISIDSADLDRKARNRDIRRRAKEIRAELGNPRKILLGVDRLDYTKGIDVRLKAFSELLAEGRAKGDDTVLVQLATPSRERVESYRILRNEIEQQVGHINGEYGEVGHPVVHYLHRPVPRDELIAFFVAADVMLVTPFRDGMNLVAKEYVACRSDLGGALVLSEFTGAAAELRQSYLTNPHDLEGLKDTIEAAVNQTPEEGRRRMRALRRQVLAHDVDRWARSFLDVLANANSKGDPD, encoded by the coding sequence GTGGCCGGGAGCCGGAAAGCCCGCTCCGGGAACTCCGATTTCGTGGTCGTGGCCAACCGGCTACCGATCGATATGGAGCGGCTGCCCGACGGCAGCCTGACCTGGAAGCGCAGCCCCGGCGGTCTGGTCACCGCACTGGAACCGCTGCTGCGGCGGCGACGCGGCGCCTGGATCGGCTGGCCGGGCATCATCGACGGTCCAGAGGAACCCATCGTCGAGGAAGACCTGCAGCTCTTCCCGGTTCGGCTGTCCGCCGACGACGTCGCTGAGTACTACGAGGGTTTCTCCAACGCGACGCTGTGGCCGCTGTATCACGATGTGATCGTCAAGCCGATCTATCACCGCGAGTGGTGGGACCGCTACGTCGACGTCAACCGGCGGTTCGCCGAGGCGACATCGCGCGCGGCAGCCGAAGGCGCCACTGTGTGGGTTCAGGATTACCAGCTGCAACTGGTGCCCAAGATGCTGCGGATGTTGCGGCCGGATCTGACAATCGGGTTTTTCCTGCACATTCCGTTTCCGCCGGTGGAGTTGTTCATGCAGATGCCGTGGCGGACCGAGATCATCGAAGGCCTCCTGGGCGCGGATCTGGTCGGGTTCCATCTGCCCGGCGGTGCGCAGAACTTCCTGTTCCTGTCGCGACGGCTGGTCGGCGCCAACACATCTCGGGCCTCGGTCGGTGTGCGCTCGAGGTTCGGCGAGGTGCAACTGGGTTTTCGCACCGTGAAGGTCGGCGCCTTTCCGATCTCCATCGATTCCGCAGATCTGGACCGCAAGGCGCGAAATCGTGACATCCGCCGGCGCGCGAAGGAGATCCGCGCCGAGCTCGGCAACCCCCGCAAGATCCTGCTGGGCGTCGACCGATTGGATTACACCAAAGGCATCGACGTTCGGCTTAAAGCGTTTTCGGAGTTACTCGCCGAGGGCCGCGCCAAGGGCGACGACACCGTCTTGGTGCAGCTGGCCACCCCAAGCCGCGAGCGGGTGGAGAGCTATCGCATCCTGCGCAACGAAATCGAGCAGCAGGTCGGCCACATCAACGGTGAATACGGTGAAGTCGGCCACCCGGTCGTGCACTACCTGCACCGGCCGGTTCCCCGAGACGAGTTGATCGCCTTCTTCGTGGCCGCCGACGTAATGCTGGTGACGCCCTTTCGCGACGGCATGAACCTAGTGGCCAAGGAGTACGTGGCCTGCCGCAGCGATCTCGGTGGCGCCCTCGTACTGAGCGAATTCACCGGTGCCGCAGCCGAACTCCGCCAGAGCTACCTGACCAACCCCCATGACCTCGAGGGGCTCAAGGACACTATCGAAGCCGCCGTCAACCAGACGCCCGAAGAGGGCCGACGGCGGATGCGGGCGCTGCGACGCCAGGTGCTCGCCCACGACGTCGACCGCTGGGCGCGGTCTTTCCTCGACGTGCTGGCCAACGCCAACAGCAAGGGCGACCCCGACTAA
- a CDS encoding xanthine dehydrogenase family protein molybdopterin-binding subunit — protein sequence MAAPVTRYAGTRVPRVEDTRLLTGHGTYVDDIVRPGMLHACFVRSPFAHARINSIDVSAALALPGVHAVLTAADLNAEVKEAWHAVAGKDVADTPRPPLAEDEVKFVGDPVAIVIAENRYVAEDAIELVDVDYDPLPAIADFTRAVNSEAVVHQTYPDNVAGGLAGAPPDEEAFAAAAYVADEQIYQQTHVPVPIETRGLIVEWVAATDELTLWASTQTPHELRAFAARLLGIPAQGVRVITRDTGGGFGQKVVPMREDMCIMLAARKVPVALKWIEDRRENLMSAGQARHVDGRARMAFDADGAITAVAIDFLQDIGAYPTPYPVLTTAAIGMFFPGPYRVPKSSFNYKTVFTNTAGLAAYRGPWQYETLTREILLDIAARKMGIDPVELRRRNLLRRDEMPYFNPNGMPYDHVAPMETFEQAVKILDHEGFRKEQAEALAQGRYLGLGFSAYIEPTGAATGHLATEGCTIRMEPTGKINVYVNGGSSGNSIETTVVQLTADALGADINDVSTIQGDTAVTPYGAGTQGSRSGPMTAGAVNEAGTILRRQLVAMAAHLLGVQETDIELANSRASVIEDATKPSKSVSFADLAYRSYYEPQALAPGMAATLEATARFTSQTMIHWANATHACTCEVDVTTGRVTLIRYIVSEDVGPMINPNIVEGQIAGGTVQGIGGALLENLVYDDDGNPLSTTFVDYLLPTATEVPPIEYGHVEVPGPGVGGYKGCGEGGAIGSTPAVINAINDALAPLGVTVTKLPATPSQIVALIEAAAGN from the coding sequence ATGGCCGCACCTGTCACCCGTTACGCGGGAACGCGCGTCCCCCGGGTCGAAGACACTCGCCTGCTCACCGGCCACGGCACCTACGTCGACGACATCGTCCGGCCGGGCATGCTGCACGCCTGTTTTGTGCGCAGCCCATTCGCCCACGCCAGGATCAACAGCATCGACGTCTCGGCGGCGCTCGCCTTGCCCGGCGTACACGCGGTACTCACCGCCGCAGACCTCAACGCGGAAGTCAAAGAGGCTTGGCATGCGGTGGCTGGAAAGGATGTCGCTGACACTCCCCGCCCGCCGTTGGCCGAGGATGAGGTCAAGTTCGTCGGCGACCCGGTCGCCATCGTCATCGCCGAGAACCGCTACGTGGCCGAGGACGCCATCGAGCTCGTCGACGTCGACTACGACCCGCTGCCCGCGATCGCCGATTTCACCCGGGCGGTGAACTCCGAAGCGGTGGTTCACCAGACGTATCCCGACAATGTCGCCGGCGGTCTGGCCGGGGCACCGCCGGACGAAGAGGCCTTCGCCGCCGCGGCCTATGTCGCCGACGAGCAGATCTATCAGCAGACCCACGTGCCGGTACCGATCGAAACCCGCGGACTGATCGTCGAGTGGGTTGCTGCCACTGACGAATTGACGCTGTGGGCCTCCACCCAGACGCCGCACGAATTGCGTGCGTTCGCCGCACGTCTGCTCGGCATCCCAGCTCAAGGGGTCCGCGTCATCACCCGGGATACCGGCGGCGGCTTTGGTCAGAAGGTCGTCCCGATGCGGGAGGACATGTGCATCATGCTGGCCGCCCGCAAGGTGCCTGTGGCGCTGAAGTGGATCGAGGACCGGCGCGAGAACCTGATGTCGGCCGGGCAGGCCCGTCACGTCGATGGGCGCGCACGAATGGCGTTCGACGCCGACGGCGCCATCACTGCGGTCGCGATCGACTTCCTCCAGGACATCGGGGCCTACCCAACCCCCTATCCGGTGCTGACCACCGCGGCGATCGGGATGTTCTTCCCCGGCCCCTACCGGGTGCCCAAGTCGAGTTTCAACTACAAGACGGTGTTCACCAACACCGCCGGCCTGGCCGCCTACCGCGGGCCGTGGCAATACGAAACCCTCACGCGAGAAATACTTCTCGATATCGCTGCCCGCAAGATGGGCATCGATCCGGTCGAACTGCGCCGCAGGAACCTGTTGCGCCGCGACGAGATGCCCTACTTCAACCCCAACGGAATGCCGTATGACCACGTCGCCCCGATGGAGACCTTCGAGCAGGCGGTCAAGATCCTCGACCACGAAGGGTTCCGCAAGGAGCAGGCCGAGGCGCTGGCCCAGGGTCGCTACCTCGGCCTGGGATTCTCCGCCTACATCGAGCCGACCGGTGCCGCCACCGGGCATCTGGCCACTGAGGGCTGCACCATCCGCATGGAGCCCACCGGCAAGATCAACGTCTACGTCAACGGCGGGTCGAGCGGCAACAGCATCGAGACCACCGTCGTGCAGCTCACCGCAGACGCACTCGGCGCCGATATCAATGACGTGTCGACGATCCAGGGCGACACCGCGGTAACGCCGTACGGGGCCGGTACCCAGGGCAGCCGCAGCGGGCCGATGACCGCCGGTGCGGTCAACGAGGCGGGCACCATCCTGCGCCGGCAACTGGTGGCGATGGCCGCGCACCTGCTCGGCGTCCAGGAGACGGACATCGAGCTGGCCAACTCGCGGGCGAGTGTTATCGAAGACGCCACCAAGCCTTCCAAGAGCGTCAGTTTCGCCGATCTGGCCTACCGGTCCTACTACGAGCCCCAGGCGCTGGCCCCGGGAATGGCGGCCACACTGGAGGCGACCGCACGCTTCACCTCGCAGACGATGATCCACTGGGCCAACGCAACTCACGCATGCACCTGCGAGGTGGATGTCACCACCGGCCGGGTCACGCTGATTCGATACATCGTCAGCGAGGACGTCGGCCCGATGATCAACCCGAACATCGTGGAGGGCCAGATCGCCGGCGGAACCGTCCAAGGCATCGGCGGCGCCCTGCTGGAGAATCTGGTCTACGACGACGACGGGAACCCGTTGTCCACCACGTTCGTCGACTATCTGCTGCCGACGGCCACCGAGGTGCCGCCGATCGAGTACGGACATGTGGAGGTCCCCGGCCCGGGAGTGGGCGGCTACAAGGGCTGTGGTGAGGGCGGGGCCATCGGCTCCACCCCTGCGGTGATCAATGCGATCAACGACGCCCTGGCCCCGCTCGGGGTGACCGTCACCAAGCTACCGGCAACCCCGTCGCAGATCGTGGCACTGATCGAGGCGGCCGCGGGAAACTAA
- a CDS encoding LCP family protein, with protein MDPSPPPRVAAAGNRHGRHRGRSGTGRRAWKIIARSAIGLVSVIVVMLTGFAYSQAHGLLSGITVSQALGSDEPRSSGGAMNILLIGLDSRKDQGGNELPDELLDKLHAGDSDSGGYNTNTLILVHISADDHVVAFSIPRDDYVAVSGIKGYSHIKIKEAYGLTKAQTEQKLVDGGISDRAELERAGREAGRKATLRAVRNLTGQPIDYFAEVNLASFYHLADSLGGIDVCLNHAVHDDYSGANFPAGRQTLNAEQALAFVRQRHGLENGDLDRTHRQQAFLLSVMHQLQESGSFTDLDKFKRLMDVARQDIVLSQGWGEDQFRRMAALAGGSVEFRTLPVVRYDNINGQDVNIVDPTKIRAEIARAIGGNSPTATTSAVPQPLPPPSPKTVISIVNASDTSGLASEAAGVLGKHDFTVDEVRDRESGEPIDTVITYGPGGQTDAQSVATLLGVENAPQATSALAADHVRVVLGQGYDVPQDQPQTQDAVTTSTSSRSWSDMTITPTPDQGAPIDGGKVPCVN; from the coding sequence ATGGATCCCTCGCCGCCCCCGCGAGTGGCCGCTGCGGGCAACCGCCACGGCCGGCATCGAGGGCGGTCCGGCACCGGCCGGCGGGCGTGGAAGATCATCGCCAGATCCGCGATCGGACTGGTTTCGGTGATCGTGGTCATGCTCACCGGCTTCGCCTATTCCCAGGCTCACGGGTTGCTGAGCGGAATTACGGTGTCGCAGGCACTGGGCTCGGACGAACCGCGTTCCAGCGGCGGCGCGATGAACATCCTGCTGATCGGGCTCGATTCCCGCAAAGACCAGGGGGGCAACGAGCTCCCGGACGAACTCCTGGACAAGCTGCACGCCGGGGACTCCGACTCGGGCGGCTACAACACCAACACCCTGATCCTCGTGCACATCAGCGCCGACGATCACGTCGTCGCGTTCTCGATACCGCGCGACGACTACGTGGCGGTGAGCGGCATCAAGGGGTACAGCCACATCAAGATCAAGGAAGCGTACGGGCTGACCAAAGCACAGACCGAGCAGAAGCTGGTCGACGGGGGCATCTCCGATCGCGCGGAACTGGAGCGCGCCGGGCGAGAGGCCGGACGCAAGGCGACCCTCCGCGCGGTGCGCAATCTGACCGGCCAGCCCATCGACTACTTCGCCGAAGTCAACCTCGCCAGCTTCTACCACCTGGCCGACAGCCTCGGTGGTATCGACGTCTGCCTCAACCATGCCGTCCATGACGACTACTCGGGGGCGAACTTTCCGGCCGGCCGCCAGACACTCAATGCCGAACAGGCGCTGGCCTTCGTGCGGCAACGGCACGGCCTGGAAAACGGGGACCTCGACCGCACCCACCGCCAACAGGCCTTCCTGCTCTCGGTCATGCATCAGCTACAGGAGTCGGGTTCGTTCACCGACCTGGACAAGTTCAAGCGGTTGATGGACGTCGCCCGCCAGGACATCGTGCTCTCACAAGGCTGGGGCGAGGACCAGTTCCGCAGGATGGCGGCGCTGGCCGGCGGCAGTGTCGAGTTCCGGACATTGCCGGTAGTGCGCTACGACAACATCAACGGCCAGGACGTCAACATCGTCGACCCAACCAAGATCCGCGCCGAGATCGCCAGGGCCATCGGCGGCAACTCGCCAACGGCGACCACCAGCGCTGTGCCGCAGCCGCTTCCACCGCCCAGCCCCAAGACCGTGATCAGCATTGTCAACGCCAGCGACACCTCAGGGCTGGCCTCAGAGGCGGCTGGGGTGCTGGGCAAGCACGACTTCACGGTCGACGAGGTCCGTGACCGCGAGTCCGGCGAACCAATAGACACCGTGATCACCTACGGCCCCGGCGGACAGACCGATGCGCAGTCGGTGGCCACCCTGCTCGGCGTCGAGAACGCTCCGCAGGCCACCAGCGCGCTGGCCGCCGATCACGTGCGGGTCGTCCTCGGCCAGGGTTACGACGTCCCGCAGGATCAGCCTCAGACCCAGGATGCCGTCACGACCTCGACGAGCAGCCGTAGCTGGTCCGACATGACCATCACGCCCACCCCCGACCAGGGCGCGCCGATCGACGGCGGCAAGGTCCCGTGTGTCAATTAG
- a CDS encoding FAD binding domain-containing protein: MKPAPFDYHRPDSVAEAAQMLTEYGDDGKLLGGGQSLVPMLSMRLAFFDNLIDISRLQEMKGIEVRDDQVRIGGGTTHAAVGADERVRVTVPLLARATPLIGHFQIRSRGTIGGSIAHADPAAEYPAVALALDATMETVSASGGREIAAGEFFAGVWETAMEPDEILVGVRFPIWSGRCGFGVEEFARRHGDFAIAGAVAAIELDDDDRVRRSGIGLLGLSATPRRASAAEAAIAGRPIGDVTAEEIGELAMSGLDDIPADLQGSADYRRRVGAAMAAQAWRAAVKEAFDA; the protein is encoded by the coding sequence ATGAAGCCGGCGCCGTTCGACTATCACCGGCCGGACAGCGTCGCTGAGGCGGCGCAGATGCTGACCGAATACGGCGACGACGGCAAACTGCTGGGCGGGGGACAGAGCCTGGTGCCGATGCTGTCGATGCGCCTGGCGTTCTTCGACAACCTCATCGACATCTCGCGACTGCAGGAGATGAAGGGCATCGAGGTGCGTGACGACCAGGTGCGCATCGGTGGCGGTACCACCCATGCCGCCGTCGGGGCCGATGAGCGGGTGCGCGTGACCGTGCCGCTGCTCGCCCGGGCCACTCCGTTGATCGGGCACTTCCAGATCCGCAGCCGTGGCACTATCGGTGGCTCGATCGCCCACGCCGACCCGGCCGCTGAGTATCCGGCCGTCGCGCTGGCGCTCGATGCCACGATGGAGACGGTGTCGGCATCGGGCGGCCGCGAGATCGCGGCAGGCGAGTTCTTCGCGGGCGTGTGGGAGACGGCGATGGAGCCCGACGAGATCCTGGTCGGCGTGCGATTCCCGATCTGGTCCGGCCGGTGTGGCTTCGGAGTGGAGGAATTCGCCCGCCGCCACGGCGATTTCGCGATTGCCGGGGCCGTGGCGGCTATCGAACTCGATGACGACGACCGCGTGCGGCGCAGCGGCATCGGATTGCTGGGACTGTCGGCCACACCGCGGCGCGCCTCGGCCGCCGAGGCGGCGATCGCCGGGCGCCCGATCGGTGACGTCACCGCCGAAGAGATCGGTGAACTTGCGATGAGCGGGCTCGACGACATTCCGGCCGACCTTCAGGGTTCGGCCGACTATCGGCGACGGGTCGGAGCGGCGATGGCCGCACAGGCGTGGCGGGCAGCGGTCAAGGAGGCATTCGATGCATGA
- a CDS encoding SDR family oxidoreductase, with the protein MQLSFEDRTYLVTGGGSGIGKGVAEGLAKAGANVMIVGRNADRLAATADEIKAVAPKGNVNYEPADVTNEDQIAAVVDATTAWNGRLNGVVHCAGGSQTIGPITQMDSEAWRATVDLNINGSMYVLKHSARQMVRGGGGSFVGISSIAASNTHRWFGPYGVTKSGLDHLIKLAADELGASWVRVNGIRPGLIRTELVQLVLDSPELSGDYAECTPLPRPGEVSDVANTALFLLSDAAQWITGQIIGVDGGQNLRRGPDYSAMLEPALGADALRGVV; encoded by the coding sequence GTGCAGCTCTCGTTCGAGGATCGGACGTACCTGGTCACCGGTGGTGGCAGCGGTATCGGCAAGGGTGTGGCGGAGGGGCTGGCCAAGGCCGGCGCCAATGTCATGATCGTCGGCCGCAACGCCGATCGGTTGGCCGCGACCGCCGACGAAATCAAGGCCGTCGCGCCGAAAGGCAATGTCAACTACGAGCCCGCCGATGTCACCAACGAAGACCAGATCGCCGCGGTCGTCGACGCGACCACGGCGTGGAACGGCCGGTTGAACGGTGTCGTGCACTGCGCAGGTGGTTCGCAGACCATCGGCCCGATCACCCAGATGGACTCCGAGGCGTGGCGCGCCACCGTGGACCTCAACATCAACGGCTCGATGTACGTGCTGAAGCACTCGGCCCGCCAGATGGTCCGCGGCGGAGGCGGCTCGTTCGTCGGCATCTCCTCGATCGCGGCGAGCAACACCCACCGCTGGTTCGGCCCGTATGGCGTCACCAAGTCGGGCCTGGACCACCTCATCAAGCTGGCGGCTGACGAACTCGGCGCGTCCTGGGTGCGGGTCAACGGCATCCGGCCCGGATTGATCCGCACCGAGCTCGTGCAGTTGGTACTCGACTCACCCGAACTCAGTGGCGACTATGCCGAGTGCACACCGCTACCGCGCCCGGGCGAGGTCTCCGACGTCGCCAACACGGCGCTATTCCTGCTCAGCGATGCCGCCCAGTGGATCACCGGACAGATCATCGGCGTCGATGGCGGGCAGAACCTGCGCCGCGGCCCGGATTACTCGGCGATGCTGGAGCCTGCCCTGGGTGCCGACGCGCTACGCGGAGTGGTCTGA
- a CDS encoding 3-oxoacyl-ACP reductase → MSDDSTDLAGRVAVVTGAASGLGRAEAIGLAKSGATVVVNDMPKALDESDVLDEISAAGSKGVAVAGDISQRSTADELVATADGLGGLSIVVNNAGITRDRMLFNMTDEDWDAVIAVHLRGHFLLTRNAATYWRNQAKDNGGSVYGRIINTTSEAGLSGPIGQANYGAAKAGITALTLTASRALGRYGVRANAIAPRARTAMTADVFGDAPELAEGEVDPLSPEHVVTLVRFLAAPASDKVNGQVFVVYGPTVTLVAAPTAEHRFHADGAAWDPSTLGTSMQAYFADRDPERTFGVMGLMGD, encoded by the coding sequence GTGTCTGACGACTCCACCGACCTGGCCGGACGTGTCGCGGTAGTGACCGGTGCCGCCTCGGGCCTGGGCCGTGCCGAGGCGATCGGGTTGGCTAAATCCGGTGCGACGGTCGTCGTCAATGACATGCCCAAAGCGCTGGATGAATCCGATGTGCTCGACGAGATCAGCGCCGCGGGCTCCAAGGGCGTGGCGGTTGCCGGTGACATCAGCCAGCGCTCGACGGCCGACGAGCTGGTGGCGACCGCCGACGGGCTTGGCGGGCTGAGCATCGTCGTCAACAACGCCGGCATCACCCGCGACCGCATGCTGTTCAACATGACCGACGAGGACTGGGACGCGGTCATCGCAGTGCACTTGCGTGGGCACTTCCTGCTCACCCGCAATGCGGCGACCTACTGGCGCAACCAGGCCAAGGACAACGGCGGGTCGGTGTACGGCCGCATCATCAACACCACCTCGGAAGCCGGCTTGTCGGGGCCGATCGGCCAGGCCAACTACGGTGCTGCCAAGGCGGGCATCACGGCGCTGACGTTGACGGCGTCGCGAGCGCTCGGGCGCTACGGCGTGCGGGCCAACGCGATCGCCCCGCGGGCGCGTACCGCGATGACCGCCGACGTGTTCGGTGACGCTCCCGAGCTCGCCGAGGGCGAGGTCGACCCGTTGTCGCCCGAACACGTGGTGACGCTGGTGCGGTTCCTGGCCGCGCCCGCCTCGGACAAGGTCAACGGCCAGGTGTTCGTCGTCTACGGGCCGACGGTCACGCTGGTGGCCGCCCCAACGGCTGAACATCGATTCCACGCCGATGGCGCCGCGTGGGATCCGTCGACGTTGGGGACGTCCATGCAGGCTTACTTTGCTGATCGTGACCCGGAACGTACGTTCGGCGTGATGGGCTTGATGGGCGACTAG